A section of the Streptomyces sp. Je 1-369 genome encodes:
- a CDS encoding MBL fold metallo-hydrolase has translation MTDAAALPGQPRGGVLSGPATARAVNVLAPNPSAMTLDGTNTWIVSEPDSPLAVVIDPGPQDDAHLSRVIETAEKLGKHVALTLLTHGHPDHAEGAARFAELTRTPVRALDPALRLGDEGLAPGDVITTGGLEMRVVATPGHTADSLCFHLPADQAVLTGDTILGRGTTVVAHPDGRLGDYLDSLRRLRSLTVDDGVHTVLPGHGPVLEDAQGAVEFYLAHRATRLAQVETAVENGHAEASDVVAHVYADVDRSLWPAAELSVRAQLDYLREHGLI, from the coding sequence ATGACCGATGCCGCGGCCCTCCCCGGCCAGCCCCGCGGCGGGGTCCTCAGCGGCCCCGCCACCGCCCGCGCGGTCAACGTTCTCGCGCCCAACCCCTCCGCGATGACCCTCGACGGCACGAACACCTGGATCGTGTCCGAGCCGGACTCCCCGCTCGCCGTGGTCATCGATCCAGGCCCCCAGGACGACGCCCACCTGAGCCGTGTCATCGAGACGGCCGAGAAGCTGGGCAAGCACGTCGCCCTGACCCTGCTCACGCATGGCCATCCCGACCATGCGGAGGGAGCCGCCCGCTTCGCCGAGCTGACCCGTACCCCTGTGCGGGCCCTGGACCCCGCTCTGCGGCTCGGGGACGAGGGTCTGGCACCCGGCGACGTCATCACCACGGGAGGCCTGGAGATGCGCGTCGTCGCGACCCCGGGCCACACGGCGGACTCGCTCTGCTTCCACCTGCCCGCGGATCAGGCGGTCCTGACGGGCGACACGATCCTCGGCCGCGGCACGACGGTCGTGGCGCACCCCGACGGCCGCCTCGGCGACTACCTGGACTCCCTGCGGCGGCTGCGGTCCCTGACGGTCGACGACGGCGTCCACACGGTCCTGCCGGGGCACGGGCCGGTCCTGGAGGACGCGCAGGGAGCCGTCGAGTTCTACCTGGCCCACCGCGCCACGCGGCTCGCCCAGGTCGAGACGGCCGTGGAGAACGGCCACGCGGAGGCCTCCGACGTCGTCGCGCACGTGTACGCCGACGTGGACCGCTCCCTGTGGCCCGCGGCGGAGCTCTCGGTCAGGGCGCAGCTGGACTACTTGCGGGAGCACGGGCTGATCTGA
- a CDS encoding Crp/Fnr family transcriptional regulator gives MDDVLRRAPLFAALDDEQAAELRASMSEVTLARGDALFHEGDPGDRLYVVTEGKVKLHRTSPDGRENMLAVLGPGELIGELSLFDPGPRTATASALTEVKLLGLGHGDLQPWLNARPEVAAALLRAVARRLRKTNDQMSDLVFSDVPGRVARALLDLSRRFGVQSEEGIHVVHDLTQEELAQLVGASRETVNKALADFAGRGWLRLEARAVILLDVERLAKRSR, from the coding sequence GTGGACGACGTTCTGCGGCGCGCCCCGCTCTTCGCGGCGCTCGATGACGAGCAGGCCGCGGAGCTCCGCGCCTCCATGAGTGAGGTGACGCTCGCGCGCGGGGATGCTCTCTTCCATGAGGGTGACCCCGGAGACCGCCTTTATGTGGTCACCGAGGGCAAGGTGAAGCTCCACCGCACCTCGCCCGACGGGCGCGAGAACATGCTCGCGGTGCTCGGTCCCGGCGAGCTCATCGGTGAGCTTTCGCTCTTCGACCCGGGCCCGCGGACCGCCACGGCCTCCGCGCTCACCGAGGTGAAGCTGCTCGGCCTGGGCCACGGTGACCTCCAGCCCTGGCTGAACGCCCGGCCCGAGGTGGCCGCCGCGCTGCTGCGCGCCGTCGCGCGGCGCCTGCGCAAGACCAACGACCAGATGTCCGACCTGGTCTTCTCCGACGTGCCCGGGCGTGTGGCCCGCGCGCTCCTCGACCTGTCGCGCCGCTTCGGTGTGCAGTCCGAGGAGGGCATCCACGTCGTGCACGACCTCACGCAGGAAGAGCTGGCCCAGCTGGTCGGCGCCTCCCGCGAGACGGTCAACAAGGCGCTCGCGGACTTCGCGGGCCGCGGCTGGCTGCGGCTCGAGGCCCGCGCCGTGATCCTGCTGGACGTGGAGCGGCTGGCCAAGCGGTCGCGCTGA
- the nth gene encoding endonuclease III, with translation MSTKKTTKPTTATTTETTTAAKPTKSEKSEKSEKSAKAAAKKTAVPAKKAAPTKKATAPKTAAKKATAPKKAPESHAALVRRARRINRELADVYSYAHPELDFENPFELLVATVLSAQTTDLRVNQTTPRLFAAYPTPEDLAAAVPEEVEELIRPTGFFRAKTKSIMGLAKALRDDFGGEVPGRVDDLVKLPGVGRKTAFVVLGNAFGVPGITVDTHFGRLVRRWKWTEETDPVKVETAVAALFPKSEWTMLSHRVIFHGRRICHSRKPACGACPIAPLCPSYGEGETDPEKAKKLLKYEMGGFPGQRLKPPPDYPGKPAPPLAAG, from the coding sequence GTGAGCACGAAGAAGACGACGAAACCGACGACGGCTACGACGACTGAGACGACGACGGCGGCAAAGCCCACGAAGTCCGAGAAGTCCGAGAAGTCCGAGAAGTCCGCGAAAGCCGCCGCCAAGAAGACCGCCGTCCCGGCGAAGAAGGCCGCGCCAACCAAGAAGGCCACCGCACCCAAAACCGCGGCCAAGAAGGCCACCGCACCCAAGAAGGCGCCCGAGTCCCACGCCGCCCTCGTCCGCCGCGCCCGGCGGATCAACCGGGAGCTCGCGGACGTCTACTCGTACGCGCACCCGGAGCTGGACTTCGAGAACCCCTTCGAGCTCCTGGTCGCCACGGTCCTCTCCGCCCAGACCACCGACCTGCGCGTGAACCAGACGACCCCGCGCCTCTTCGCCGCGTACCCGACCCCGGAGGACCTGGCCGCGGCCGTCCCGGAGGAGGTCGAGGAGCTGATCAGGCCGACCGGGTTCTTCCGCGCCAAGACCAAGTCGATCATGGGTTTGGCGAAGGCGCTGCGGGACGACTTCGGCGGCGAGGTCCCCGGCCGCGTCGACGATCTCGTGAAGCTGCCCGGCGTGGGCCGCAAGACCGCGTTCGTGGTGCTCGGCAACGCGTTCGGTGTCCCCGGCATCACCGTGGACACCCACTTCGGCCGTCTGGTGCGGCGCTGGAAGTGGACCGAGGAGACCGACCCGGTGAAGGTCGAGACCGCGGTCGCCGCGCTCTTCCCGAAGAGCGAGTGGACGATGCTGTCGCACCGCGTGATCTTCCATGGTCGCCGCATCTGCCACTCCCGCAAGCCCGCCTGCGGCGCCTGCCCGATCGCCCCGCTCTGCCCGTCGTACGGGGAGGGGGAGACCGACCCGGAGAAGGCGAAGAAGCTGCTGAAGTACGAGATGGGCGGCTTCCCGGGCCAGCGCCTCAAGCCGCCGCCGGACTACCCCGGCAAGCCGGCGCCCCCGCTCGCCGCGGGATGA
- a CDS encoding NUDIX hydrolase: MTHASETTNATENGDTTQATHAGRQPQGPQGELLSTAGLPSWLDPVVHAAQTVQPLQLSRFLPPESGAGRQSAVLILFGEGEKGPEILLMERAGSLRSHAGQPSFPGGALDPEDGDPQGEGPLRAALREAEEETGLDPRGVQLFAELPRLFIPVSDFVVTPVLGWWRTPTPVGVVDPNETARVFTVPVADLTDPANRATAIHPSGHHGPAFLVESALVWGFTAGVIDRILHFAGWERPWDRGRQVPLDWRA, encoded by the coding sequence ATGACGCACGCGAGCGAGACGACGAACGCCACCGAGAACGGTGACACGACCCAAGCGACCCACGCGGGCCGTCAGCCCCAAGGGCCCCAAGGAGAGTTGCTCAGCACCGCAGGCCTGCCCTCCTGGCTCGACCCGGTCGTCCATGCCGCGCAGACGGTCCAGCCGCTCCAACTGAGCCGTTTCCTGCCCCCGGAGAGCGGCGCCGGACGCCAGTCCGCCGTACTGATCCTCTTCGGAGAGGGCGAGAAAGGCCCCGAGATACTCCTGATGGAGCGCGCGGGCTCCCTCCGGTCGCACGCGGGGCAGCCCTCGTTCCCCGGCGGCGCCCTCGACCCCGAGGACGGTGACCCGCAGGGCGAGGGCCCGCTGCGTGCCGCGCTGCGCGAGGCCGAGGAGGAGACGGGCCTCGACCCCCGCGGCGTCCAGCTCTTCGCCGAGCTGCCGCGCCTGTTCATCCCCGTGAGCGACTTCGTCGTGACGCCCGTCCTCGGCTGGTGGCGGACCCCGACGCCGGTCGGCGTCGTCGATCCGAACGAGACGGCCCGGGTCTTCACGGTTCCCGTGGCAGATCTCACGGACCCGGCGAACCGGGCGACGGCGATACACCCCAGCGGTCACCACGGGCCCGCCTTCCTTGTCGAGTCCGCCCTGGTCTGGGGTTTCACGGCCGGCGTGATCGATAGAATCCTGCACTTCGCGGGCTGGGAGCGCCCCTGGGACCGCGGCAGGCAGGTCCCGCTCGACTGGCGCGCATGA
- a CDS encoding MarP family serine protease: protein MNVLDVLLLLAAVWFAVVGYRQGFVVGILSVIGFLGGGLVAVYLLPVIWDALNDDDAATVSTTAAVIAVVIVIVCASIGQAFTTHLGNKLRRYITWQPARALDATGGALVNVVAMLLVAWLIGSLLAGATLPTLGKEVRNSKVLLGVDRALPGQADTWFTDFSSVLARNGFPQVFSPFSDEPITEVKPPDPKLAKSAVATKAKRSIVKVRGEARSCGKVLEGTGFVFADRRVMTNAHVVGGVDDPTVQIGDQGQIHDAKVVLYDWERDIAVLDVPTLRAPALQFTSKDAASGMGAIVAGFPEDGPYDVRPARVRGRITAKGPDIYHRGTVRRDVYSLYATVRQGNSGGPLLTPEGKVYGVVFAKSLDDPDTGYALTADEVREDIEKGRTANQEVDSEGCAL from the coding sequence GTGAACGTGCTGGACGTCCTGCTGCTGCTCGCCGCGGTGTGGTTCGCGGTCGTGGGGTACCGCCAGGGCTTCGTGGTCGGCATCCTCTCGGTGATCGGGTTCCTGGGCGGCGGTCTCGTGGCCGTCTATCTCCTGCCGGTCATCTGGGACGCGCTCAACGACGACGACGCGGCCACGGTGAGTACGACGGCGGCGGTGATCGCCGTCGTCATCGTGATCGTCTGTGCCTCCATCGGGCAGGCCTTCACCACGCACCTCGGCAACAAGCTGCGCAGATACATCACCTGGCAGCCGGCCCGGGCCCTTGACGCGACGGGCGGCGCACTGGTGAACGTGGTGGCGATGCTCCTCGTCGCCTGGCTGATCGGTTCACTCCTGGCGGGTGCGACGCTGCCGACGCTCGGCAAGGAAGTCCGTAACTCCAAGGTGCTGCTCGGCGTCGACCGCGCCCTGCCCGGCCAGGCCGACACCTGGTTCACGGACTTCTCCTCGGTCCTCGCGCGCAACGGCTTCCCGCAGGTCTTCAGCCCGTTCTCGGACGAGCCCATCACGGAGGTCAAGCCTCCGGACCCCAAGCTCGCCAAGAGCGCGGTCGCCACGAAGGCGAAGCGCTCCATCGTGAAGGTCCGGGGCGAGGCCCGCAGTTGCGGCAAGGTCCTCGAAGGCACCGGCTTCGTCTTCGCGGACCGCCGCGTGATGACCAACGCGCACGTGGTCGGCGGCGTGGACGACCCGACGGTCCAGATAGGCGATCAGGGCCAGATCCACGACGCCAAGGTCGTCCTCTACGACTGGGAGCGCGACATCGCCGTACTGGACGTGCCCACGCTGCGGGCACCGGCCCTGCAGTTCACGTCCAAGGACGCGGCGAGCGGCATGGGCGCCATCGTCGCGGGCTTCCCCGAGGACGGGCCCTATGACGTGCGTCCCGCGCGCGTGCGCGGGCGCATCACGGCCAAGGGCCCGGACATCTACCATCGGGGCACCGTGCGCCGTGATGTGTACTCGCTCTACGCGACCGTCCGCCAGGGCAACTCCGGAGGCCCGCTGCTCACGCCCGAAGGCAAGGTCTACGGCGTGGTCTTCGCGAAGTCCCTCGACGACCCGGACACCGGCTATGCGCTGACGGCGGACGAGGTGCGCGAGGACATCGAGAAGGGCCGCACCGCCAACCAAGAGGTGGACAGCGAGGGCTGCGCGCTCTAG
- a CDS encoding alpha/beta fold hydrolase has translation MTDPAAQSAHSSASVVRAEGPWTHRDVAANGARFHIAEMGDGPLVLLLHGFPQFWWTWRHQMVALADAGFRAVAMDLRGVGGSDRTPRGYDPANLALDITGVVRSLGEPDAALVGHDLGGYLAWTAAVMRPKLVRRLAVSSMPHPRRWRSAMLSDRKQTASASYVWGFQRPWVPERQLVADDGALVGRLVRDWSGPGLPDDEAVETYRRAMCIPSTAHCSIEPYRWMVRSMARPDGMQFNRRMKRPVRVPTLHLHGSLDPVMRTRSAAGSGEYVEAPYRWRLFDGLGHFPHEEDPVAFSTELVNWLKDPEPDR, from the coding sequence ATGACGGACCCCGCCGCCCAATCGGCCCATTCCTCCGCCTCGGTCGTACGCGCCGAGGGACCCTGGACCCACCGGGATGTGGCCGCCAACGGCGCGCGCTTCCACATCGCCGAGATGGGGGACGGGCCGCTGGTCCTGCTCCTGCACGGTTTCCCGCAGTTCTGGTGGACGTGGCGGCACCAGATGGTGGCGCTCGCGGACGCTGGTTTCCGTGCCGTCGCGATGGACCTGCGGGGCGTGGGCGGCAGCGACCGCACGCCCCGCGGCTACGACCCGGCGAACCTCGCCCTCGACATCACCGGTGTCGTCCGTTCCCTCGGTGAGCCGGACGCCGCGCTCGTCGGGCACGACCTGGGCGGGTACCTCGCGTGGACGGCGGCCGTGATGCGGCCCAAGCTGGTGCGCCGCCTCGCCGTCTCCTCGATGCCGCATCCGCGGCGCTGGCGCTCGGCGATGCTGTCGGACCGCAAGCAGACCGCGTCGGCGTCGTATGTGTGGGGCTTTCAGCGGCCCTGGGTACCGGAACGTCAACTTGTCGCCGACGACGGCGCCCTGGTGGGCCGTCTGGTGCGGGACTGGTCCGGGCCCGGACTGCCGGACGACGAGGCGGTCGAGACGTACCGGCGGGCCATGTGCATCCCGTCGACGGCGCACTGCTCGATCGAGCCGTACCGCTGGATGGTGCGGTCGATGGCACGCCCCGACGGCATGCAGTTCAACCGTCGCATGAAGCGCCCGGTGCGGGTGCCGACGCTGCATCTGCACGGCTCGCTCGACCCGGTGATGCGGACGAGGAGCGCGGCGGGATCGGGCGAGTACGTCGAAGCGCCGTACCGCTGGCGCCTCTTCGACGGCCTCGGACACTTCCCTCACGAGGAGGATCCGGTGGCCTTCTCGACGGAACTCGTCAACTGGCTGAAGGACCCCGAGCCCGACCGCTGA
- a CDS encoding phage holin family protein — translation MSSPDGPVGAERSLGQLVATATGEMSALVHDEIALAKAQLRQDVKRGAIGGGAFAAAGAVLIFSLPMLSFALAYGIRTWSGWNLAVCFLLSFAANVLVAGLLALIGVVFAKKAKKGKGPQKVAASAKETAAVLGNVKPHPRAVGPAGAVDVRIGETGATVARSSS, via the coding sequence ATGAGCTCACCCGACGGCCCCGTCGGCGCCGAGCGCAGCCTCGGCCAACTGGTCGCCACGGCGACCGGTGAGATGTCCGCGCTGGTCCACGACGAGATCGCGCTGGCCAAGGCGCAGCTGCGGCAGGACGTCAAGCGCGGCGCGATCGGCGGCGGCGCGTTCGCCGCGGCCGGAGCGGTCCTCATCTTCTCGCTGCCGATGCTGAGTTTCGCGCTCGCGTACGGCATCCGTACCTGGAGCGGCTGGAACCTCGCCGTCTGCTTCCTGCTGTCCTTCGCCGCGAACGTGCTGGTGGCCGGGTTGCTCGCGCTGATCGGCGTCGTCTTCGCGAAGAAGGCCAAGAAGGGCAAGGGCCCGCAGAAGGTCGCCGCTTCGGCCAAAGAGACGGCTGCCGTACTGGGGAACGTCAAGCCGCATCCCCGTGCCGTGGGCCCCGCGGGTGCTGTCGACGTCCGAATCGGTGAGACGGGGGCCACTGTGGCACGCTCGTCCTCATGA
- the nhaA gene encoding Na+/H+ antiporter NhaA, whose product MSAPVPSNNDRKVLGRLSLPERNFVAEALRAETVGGVLLLVAAVAALIWANTAGGSYDSVRNFHLGPGSLGLDLSVQHWAADGLLAVFFFVAGIELKRELVAGDLRDPKAAALPVVAALCGMAVPALVYFLTNTAGGGSLDGWAVPTATDIAFALAVLAVIGTSLPSALRAFLLTLAVVDDLFAILIIAVFFTSDLNFAALGGAVLGLVVFWLLLRKRVRGWYIYVPLALATWGLMYNSGIHATIAGVAMGLMLRCHKEDESEEHSPGEHIEHLVRPLSAGLAVPLFALFSAGVVVTGGALGDVFTQPETLGVVLGLVVGKAVGIFGGTWLAARFTRAELNDDLAWPDVFAVASLAGIGFTVSLLIGELAFTENPLLTDEIKAAVLTGSLIAALFSGILLKMRNAKYRKLCEDEERDDDLSGVPDIYEMDDPEYHHRMAAIYEKKAAEHRRLAEVAVGEREDGNGPA is encoded by the coding sequence GTGTCCGCGCCCGTCCCCAGCAACAACGACCGCAAGGTGCTCGGACGCCTTTCCCTGCCCGAGCGGAACTTCGTCGCGGAAGCCCTGCGCGCCGAGACCGTCGGCGGCGTGCTGCTGCTCGTCGCCGCCGTCGCCGCTCTGATCTGGGCGAACACGGCAGGCGGCTCGTACGACTCCGTCCGGAACTTTCACCTCGGGCCCGGCTCCCTCGGCCTCGACCTCTCCGTCCAGCACTGGGCGGCCGACGGTCTGCTCGCCGTCTTCTTCTTCGTGGCCGGCATCGAACTCAAGCGCGAGCTGGTCGCGGGCGACCTGCGCGACCCCAAGGCGGCGGCACTGCCCGTCGTCGCGGCGCTCTGCGGCATGGCGGTGCCCGCGCTCGTCTACTTCCTCACCAACACCGCGGGTGGCGGCTCACTGGACGGCTGGGCGGTGCCGACCGCCACCGACATCGCCTTCGCGCTCGCGGTCCTCGCCGTCATCGGCACCTCACTGCCGTCCGCGCTCCGCGCCTTCCTGCTGACCCTCGCCGTCGTCGACGACCTCTTCGCGATCCTGATCATCGCGGTCTTCTTCACCAGCGACCTCAACTTCGCCGCGCTCGGCGGCGCCGTCCTCGGCCTCGTCGTGTTCTGGCTGCTGCTCAGGAAGCGGGTGCGGGGCTGGTACATCTACGTTCCGCTGGCGCTCGCCACCTGGGGCCTGATGTACAACAGCGGCATCCACGCCACCATCGCGGGCGTCGCCATGGGCCTGATGCTGCGCTGCCACAAGGAGGACGAGAGCGAGGAGCACTCCCCCGGCGAGCACATCGAACATCTCGTACGTCCCCTCTCCGCGGGCCTTGCCGTGCCGCTGTTCGCCCTGTTCAGCGCCGGAGTGGTGGTCACGGGCGGCGCGCTCGGCGATGTCTTCACCCAGCCGGAGACGCTCGGTGTGGTCCTCGGCCTCGTGGTCGGCAAGGCCGTCGGCATCTTCGGCGGCACCTGGCTCGCGGCGCGCTTCACCAGGGCGGAGCTGAACGACGACCTGGCCTGGCCCGACGTGTTCGCGGTCGCCTCACTGGCGGGCATCGGCTTCACCGTCTCGCTGCTGATCGGCGAGCTCGCCTTCACCGAGAACCCGCTGCTCACCGACGAGATCAAGGCGGCCGTCCTGACCGGCTCTCTCATCGCGGCGCTGTTCTCCGGGATCCTGCTGAAGATGCGTAATGCCAAGTACCGCAAGCTGTGCGAGGACGAGGAACGCGACGACGACCTCAGCGGAGTCCCCGACATCTACGAGATGGACGACCCGGAGTACCACCACCGGATGGCCGCGATCTACGAGAAGAAGGCCGCGGAACACCGGAGGCTTGCCGAAGTAGCGGTTGGGGAACGCGAGGATGGCAACGGTCCGGCATGA
- the acs gene encoding acetate--CoA ligase gives MSNESLANLLKEERRFAPPAELAAAANVTAEAYEQAKADRLGFWAEQARRLTWATEPTETLDWSNPPFAKWFADGKLNVAYNCVDRHVEAGNGDRVAIHFEGEPGDSRAITYAELKDEVSRAANALTELGVRKGDRVAVYLPMIPEAVVAMLACARIGAAHSVVFGGFSADAIAKRIEDADAKVVITSDGGYRRGKPSALKPAVDEAVSRVEGVRHVLVVQRTQQDVAWTEGRDVWWHEITRKQSAEHTPEAFDAEHPLFILYTSGTTGKPKGILHTSGGYLTQAAYTHHAVFDLKPETDVYWCTADIGWVTGHSYITYGPLANGATQVMYEGTPDTPHQGRFWEIVQKYGVTILYTAPTAIRTFMKWGDDIPAKFDLSSLRVLGSVGEPINPEAWIWYRKNIGGDRCPIVDTWWQTETGAMMISPLPGATETKPGSAQRALPGISATVVDDEANEVPDGGGGYLVLTEPWPSMLRTIWGDDQRFIDTYWSRFEGKYFAGDGAKKDEDGDIWLLGRVDDVMLVSGHNISTTEVESALVSHPAVAEAAVVGAADETTGQAIVAFVILRGTASAEDEGLVADLRNHVGATLGPIAKPKRVLPVAELPKTRSGKIMRRLLRDVAENRELGDVTTLTDSSVMDLIQTKLPAAPSED, from the coding sequence GTGAGCAATGAAAGCCTGGCCAACCTCTTGAAGGAGGAGCGTCGCTTCGCGCCGCCGGCGGAGCTGGCTGCCGCCGCCAACGTCACGGCGGAGGCGTACGAACAGGCCAAGGCTGACCGGCTCGGCTTCTGGGCCGAGCAGGCCCGTCGGCTGACCTGGGCCACGGAGCCGACCGAGACGCTCGACTGGTCGAACCCGCCGTTCGCCAAGTGGTTCGCCGACGGGAAGCTCAACGTCGCGTACAACTGCGTCGACCGCCACGTGGAGGCCGGCAACGGCGACCGCGTCGCGATCCACTTCGAGGGTGAGCCCGGCGACAGCCGGGCCATCACCTACGCCGAGCTGAAGGACGAGGTCAGCCGGGCAGCCAACGCGCTGACCGAGCTGGGCGTCCGGAAGGGCGACCGCGTAGCCGTCTATCTGCCGATGATCCCCGAGGCAGTCGTCGCGATGCTGGCCTGCGCCCGCATCGGCGCCGCCCACTCCGTGGTCTTCGGCGGCTTCTCCGCCGACGCGATCGCCAAGCGCATCGAGGACGCCGACGCCAAGGTCGTCATCACCTCCGACGGCGGGTACCGCCGGGGCAAGCCCTCCGCGCTCAAGCCCGCCGTGGACGAGGCCGTGAGCCGCGTCGAGGGCGTCCGGCACGTCCTCGTCGTACAGCGCACCCAGCAGGACGTGGCGTGGACCGAGGGCCGCGACGTGTGGTGGCACGAGATCACGCGAAAGCAGTCCGCCGAGCACACTCCCGAGGCCTTCGACGCGGAGCACCCGCTCTTCATCCTCTACACCTCGGGCACCACGGGTAAGCCGAAGGGCATCCTGCACACCTCCGGTGGCTACCTGACGCAGGCCGCGTACACCCACCACGCCGTCTTCGACCTCAAGCCGGAGACCGACGTCTACTGGTGCACGGCCGACATCGGCTGGGTCACCGGCCACTCGTACATCACGTACGGACCGCTGGCGAACGGCGCGACGCAGGTGATGTACGAGGGCACCCCCGACACCCCGCACCAGGGCCGCTTCTGGGAGATCGTCCAGAAGTACGGGGTCACGATCCTCTACACCGCGCCCACGGCCATCCGCACCTTCATGAAGTGGGGCGACGACATCCCCGCGAAGTTCGACCTGAGCAGCCTGCGGGTGCTCGGGTCGGTCGGTGAGCCGATCAACCCCGAGGCGTGGATCTGGTACCGCAAGAACATCGGCGGCGACCGCTGTCCCATCGTGGACACCTGGTGGCAGACCGAGACCGGCGCGATGATGATCTCGCCGCTGCCGGGCGCGACCGAGACCAAGCCGGGCAGCGCCCAGCGCGCCCTGCCGGGCATCTCCGCCACCGTCGTCGACGACGAGGCGAACGAGGTGCCGGACGGCGGCGGCGGTTACCTGGTCCTGACCGAGCCGTGGCCCTCGATGCTGCGCACCATCTGGGGCGACGACCAGCGGTTCATCGACACGTACTGGTCGCGTTTCGAGGGCAAGTACTTCGCCGGTGACGGTGCCAAGAAGGACGAGGACGGCGACATCTGGCTGCTCGGCCGCGTGGACGACGTGATGCTCGTCTCCGGGCACAACATCTCCACCACGGAGGTCGAGTCGGCGCTCGTCTCGCACCCGGCGGTCGCCGAGGCGGCGGTCGTGGGCGCGGCGGACGAGACCACGGGGCAGGCCATCGTGGCGTTCGTGATCCTGCGCGGCACGGCGAGCGCCGAGGACGAGGGGCTCGTCGCGGACCTGCGCAACCACGTGGGCGCCACGCTCGGTCCGATCGCCAAGCCGAAGCGGGTCCTGCCGGTGGCCGAGCTGCCGAAGACCCGGTCCGGCAAGATCATGCGCCGTCTGCTGCGGGACGTCGCGGAGAACCGGGAGCTCGGTGATGTCACCACGCTCACCGACTCGTCCGTGATGGACCTCATCCAGACGAAGCTTCCGGCCGCTCCCAGCGAGGACTAG